From the genome of Caldisericum sp.:
TGACCTTGCGATAGGAGCACATTTTATTTTCAGGAGAAAAAATATCGGGAGGCTTTCTTCTGATAGAGTTTCATAATTTGCTTGTCCTTTTGCTATTATTAAATCTGAATTTTCTAACTCTTTTAAGAAATCTTCATTTACAGTGTATAGTATTGTCCCAGCCATACTTGATCCTGTTTCAATAACATTTGTAATACCCGATTTTAGTGCATCCTCTTTTGTTGCATCGTTGATGATTGGTTTACTTTTAACTGCATATTTTACATTCCTTCCAAGTTCGGCGAGAGTTTCAATAAGGACTCTATCGAAAACAGTTTCCCCTGCGTTGTCCCCTATAAGAAGAATATTTCTTGAGTTTTTAACTGCATTTTTCAAATCTTCAAAGTCGTTCAGATTGAAATTACTCTTCAAGAACTCATTGAGGTCTATTTCAATGCTGTCAAATGTACTTCCGAGGTCAATTGCATTTCCCATTATCGAAATTTTTACACTCTCGAGAAGTTTATCGCTACTCTTCTTTACCATCTCTTTTAGCATTGGATAAAGATTAAGAGCTGTTTTAATATGAGCCTCTTTAATTTCTTTGTATGGATCATTATTTCCAGTTATTTTATAGACGAGTTTATAGGGACTATCGGCTAATTCTGGTGGAGTAAGATTAAGATTTGCAAGGCTCAAGTGTTTTGCGCTTTCCTTTAGAATTAT
Proteins encoded in this window:
- a CDS encoding DUF89 family protein: MKCETECLVCIYNQMLRIARVATKDNEKIEIILKESAKHLSLANLNLTPPELADSPYKLVYKITGNNDPYKEIKEAHIKTALNLYPMLKEMVKKSSDKLLESVKISIMGNAIDLGSTFDSIEIDLNEFLKSNFNLNDFEDLKNAVKNSRNILLIGDNAGETVFDRVLIETLAELGRNVKYAVKSKPIINDATKEDALKSGITNVIETGSSMAGTILYTVNEDFLKELENSDLIIAKGQANYETLSEESLPIFFLLKIKCAPIARSIGHSIGTNIVLKSKKFKLKS